AGCGTTTGGATGTGCTGCTTTTGCTTCTGCTGTATTCTTATAAAGTGGTACCATGATCTCATCTGGACCCCAGAAGAACTTCTGGAATTTTGCATCTGCAGTAGGAGCTACAATCGCAGCTACTGAAGGTGTTTTTCTCTTGATAGTGTAATCATAATCGAGCATTCTTTGGATCGCGCTAGCGTTGTTGTTCCAGAAAATTGCTTGTGTATCTTTTGTAAATAGTTGTGCCATCTTCTCTCCTTATGCCTCTACTGCCATTCTAACGATGTCAGTTACGTGTGTTTCCGGTCCGTATACATCGATCCATAGACCAAGTCTGTCTGCAGCCTCTTTGATATCTTTAAGACCTTTTTCGTAGTTTGGTCCACCACGTCTTACATAGATCTTCACACCAACTTCTTTCATCTTATCTGCATACTCTTCAAATGCCTGGATGATACCTGTGAATGTTGCAGCAACATCTGTAAAGTTTGCGATCGCACCACCGATGATAAGAATTTTATCTCTTCCTTGAGCATCTTTTTGTCTTGTCATAAGGTCAAGAAGTGTTTCAGCATAGAACTTTGTCTCACCAGTTGTCGGACCACCTGAATACTCACCATAGTTCGCAAGATCATCGATACCTGCAAGGTCAGCAATCGTATCAGCGTATACAACTGAAGCACCACCACCAGCAACCATTGTCCAGATTCTTGCATCTGGTTTAAGAAGTGTCAACTTAAGTGAAGCACCTGTCTTAGAGTCAGCTTCTTCAATAGCGAGAACTTCTGGAGACTTCTCTTCCATACCAAATGCTGTCGGGTATTCAACATCACCCCATTCTTCAGCCATCATAAATCCAGCTGTATCGTCAAGTTTTGCAACCATGTCAAGAAGTTCGATCTTGTTACCTTGCATTACGAATGGGTTGATCTCAAGGTATGCAAAGTTAAGCTCTCTGTATGCTCTGAAGAAACCGATCGCAAATTCAGCGAAGTTTGCTTTGTCTTTCTCAGCTACATCAGCAGGAACATTCGCTCTGATCTTCTCAGCGATCACTTCTTCGCTCTCAGTGATCTTGAAAGATACTTCAGTTACTTTCTCTTCCCAACCTTCTTCTACTTCCATTCCACCTTCAGCAGACATATAAAGTACATCTTCATCACCAACACATGTCGCAGAGATATAGTACTCTTCTGCTTGCTCATGCGGAGTGAACGGCTCAACTACAAAGTGAGTCAGGTAATCTACAGATGGAGTACCTGCAGGTGTGTCACCGTCAAATGCGAAATATACTTCTTGTTTGTCTTTTGCTTTCTCATCAATCCATGCAGCAGCTTTCTCAAGTGTTACATCACCAGGTTTTTGGTCTCTAAATAGTACAAGACCGTTCTTACCTCTTTTACCAAAGAGCATATCCGGTTTTGCAACCAATGTCTTTTCGTTAAGCCATGCCTTCTCTTTTGCAGCTTCTTTTAACTCTGATCCATTCTGAACCATTACTGTTTCGTAAGCATAAGTGAAATTTGGGAAATATTTATCCCAGTGCTTAGCCAAAATCGACTTTGCGTCGTATTCTCTAATCGCTTTTTGAGCCATACGAGTTCTCCTTTAATTAAGTTCACAATAGTCTAGCATGAGATAGTTTTAACTTTCGTTTAGCTAATCATATCCATAAGGATAAAAAAAATAATGTGTATATTGGAAACAGTTTTTTAACCGTTGTTTTTACTTTTTGTTACATAGTGGCATATTATAGTATTGAAACTGATACAATTCGCTTCGTCGCGGCGGGTCATAACACGTAACCCCTTTTGCTTTGAGTTCCTGTACCTTGTCATAAGGGGCATAAATACGTTTTGCAAAATGGTTATCACTCATTCCTGTCTGATAATAACTTATCTTGTGTGTTATGATCACCAAAGCATTCAATATTAATGTGAATATGACAAAATAGGCTCCTGTTTTATAGGGTTTTTGAAACTGAGGCAATCGTACACGCATACTGTGAGTAAATACAGAAACCATCAAAGGAACAGCAATCATCATGTAAGGAGCAAAGTCGGTAATATTGATCTTCTGTCTTATTGATAATAGCAATGAAAATGCCAGTGCCGTAAAAGAAATATACCAAAGTAACGTTTTTTTACCTCTGAGAAGAATGCGATAAAGGGCATAGAAAAAATAGAGAAATACAAAAGGTGAAAATAGTGTTGCATAAAGTCCGAATATCTCCACGAAATGTCCTGAAGGCCTACCTCCTATCCCTATACCTTTTGCCAAATAGATGAATGCCAACAAGAATGCCGATGAGACGATCGCCAGGCGTTTGTCCTTATGAACCACTGCATACAATAGTACTGCCATAAAGAAAATAATGGATGCTTCATGGATAAAGAAGAGTATCAACATCAATAACGGAAGTATCCAGAAGTACCCTTTTTCATACATCAATACGAATAATAAAACTACTGGTAAAACAATAATAGCGATATTTGCCAACATGGTCCCTGTCAGGATACCCGGCAAGAGCATAAAAACAAAAGTAGCTAAGTAGGTATCTTCAGGTCTTGTCAATGCTTTTTTACTCAATTGGTAAAAAAGCACAATACTGAGAAAACCTGCAAAGATAAAAAAAAGCCTTAAGCCTAAAAAACTGTCACATATCCCCTGCCCTGCTTTCATTAAGAGTGCAACAACAGAGTCATTGGTAAACAGACTCTTCGCTTCGTGAGGACTGATAGGTGTGGTAGCTGCGAGATAAAACACCGCTACTGCATAAAAAAATGCAATAGCCCAAAAATAGTGTTTTTTCATTTGATATTTAGAGTTTTAAGAAGTTATCCAACATGGTATGTCCGTGTTCACTCATAATAGATTCAGGGTGAAACTGAACGCCATAAATCGGCTTATCTTTAATCTGTAAAGACATGATCTCATTATCATCGATACTGTGAGAAGTAGCGATAATATGATCAGGCAGATTCTCTTTGTTTACTGTCAGAGAATGGTAACGTGTAGCTCTGAACTCTTCAGGCAATGTTTTAAAAATAGGTGTTTGTGCATCGATATGTACCTGCGATGTCTTACCATGCATCATATGCTTCGAACGAATCACTTCACCGCCATATGCCTGTGCAATACTTTGATGTCCCAGACAGATACCAAAGATCGGTGTCGTATCTCCAAACTCTTTGATCACATCAAGTGTTACTCCAGCATCATCCGGAGTCGAAGGGCCGGGAGAGAGGATGATCTTATCAGGATGGAGTGCCTTAATCTCCTCAATTGTGAGTTCATCATTACGAATTACCTTCAGATCAGCACCCAACTCTCTACAGTACTGTACTATATTGTAGGTAAAGCTATCGTAGTTGTCTATCATTAATACCATTTTCTATCCTATTGTTTCAGGTCTACTGTCCAGAAGAAATCTATCCACTTTGTAGCTTCTTTGACACACCAATCTGGTGCTATTTTAGCACTTTTTTTATAAAAGAGCGAGGCAGTCATGAACGTAACTTCGGGATACTTTTCACTTAATACATTCAATACTTCTATCAGTGTATCACCGCTGTCTACTATATCATCCAGGATTAACACACTTTTTGCAGACTTAAGCTCAGGGATATTGAATACCTCAACACTCTCATTTTTTTGCGTATCTTCATAACCGATAGTATTGACACTGTAAACTTCACGCATATCAAAATATTCACCAAGCAGATGTGCCATTGTCATACCACCCCTTGCAATACAGAGTATTGCATCAAAGGGCTTATCGATTTTATTTGCTAAAATCTTCAGGTCTTCCCTGAACTCTTCATATGGGTAATAAACTCTATTCATAGACTTTTAACTCTTTATATAGACTATCACGCTCTACAGGTGTGAAACCTGTATTTTTGATCATTGAGATAAACTCTTCCAGTTGCATCCCTTTGGCACTTTTTGCTCCAGCTGCTGACTGAATAGATTCTTTTTCTATCGTTCCATCCAGATCATCAGCTCCAAACTCCTGGGCAATGAGCGCCAGATTGATGGAAGCAGTTACCCAGTATGCTTTAATGTGCGGGATATTATCCAGCATGATACGACTGATCGCATAGGTTTTCAGGATCTCCTGACCAGTAGGGAAGTTACAACCCTTCAGATAGTTGTTCTCTCTTTGGTATACCAATGGGATAAATGCATTGAACCCTCCTGTCTTGTCTTGAAGGTCACGAAGACGGATCATATGATCAATTCGGTGTGCTCTAGTCTCTACATGCCCGAAAAGCATGGTTGCATTACTTTCTCTACCTCTTTCGTGCCATTTTTGATGGATCTGCAACCATTGATCTGAAGTAACTTTACCTTTACAAAGATACTCACGAACCTCCTCGTCAAATATCTCAGCACCTCCGCCGGGCATAGAGTCTACACCGCTTTCTATCATCAAATCCAAAACCTCATCATAACTGAGTCCATATTCTCTATGTAAAAAATCGACCTCCGCAGCGGTCATCGCTTTGACATGAAGCTGAGGATGAGCCTCTTTTATCTTTTTAAAGGAACCCATATACCATTCCAACCCTGCATCCGGATTGTGTGCAGAGACGATATGTATTTCCTTAGCACCGTTCTTAACCGCATTGGTAGCGATTTCAAGCATCTCTTCATGGCTCATCGTATAAGGGTTCGGATTTTTACGGGTAGCAGAATATGCACAAAATTTACAGACATCTGCACAAACGTTGGTAGGATTCAGATGACGGTTAATATTGAAATAACTTTTCGTACCGTATTTTTCCTTCCTTATTGCATCTGCCAGATCACCGAGTGTATACAAATCAAGATCATAAAGGGCTTCCCCCTCTTCCTGACTTAATCGTTCTCTTCTTTTTACTTTTTCTATCAATGCTTCTTTTTGCAATTCCGTCATAAGACTATCCATATATTTCTCACACCCTTTATCGCTTAATAATTCATCATCTTTTATTTGTGGCGTGGTAACAGTTTTTGGTATTATACCACTAAAAGATTAGGGAGTTAACAGTGGATAGTCTCAAAGCCGATGTAGAAGAGCTTCTTTACAATAATGCCGAAGACTTCAAGATCGCAAAAGTACTCAAAGCCGACATCAAATACTATATGGAAAACCTCGAAGAGACCTTTCGTACCTCGGGTGGTAAAGACTTTTTAGTACAGCATACACGTAAGATAGACTGTATTCTTCAACTTGTATACAAAGTTGCTCTTAGGGCAATGTTCGGCAACTATGCACCGCTTAAAAACTCCTTACCTGTTGCAATGATCGCACTAGGAAGTTATGGACGTGAACAGCTTTGTGTCCGTTCAGATATCGATCTTATGATCGTATACAAAGATATCCCCGGGTACAACACTCAAGCATTTATCCAGAAAATCCTCTATATTCTCTGGGATACAGGACTGAAACTGGGTCACCGTGTACATACAACCGATGAACTCTTTGAAGTCTCGAAAACAGATATTACGATCAAAACCGCACTCATCGAATCACGTTTTATCGAAGGTTCAAATTTTATCTGGACTGCTACACAAAATGCGCTTCAAAAAATACGCCACGATAATATTGAGGGATTTATCAAAGAAAAACTACAAGAGCAAAAAGAGAAACACACAAAATATCCTCTAACTATGGAACCTAATCTCAAGGAAGGAGTAGGAGGATTCCGCGATGCGAACCTGGTCTTTTGGATAGGGAAGATCCTCTATAATGTGAATAACATCAAAAACCTTCCTGAAGAGATCATCACAGAAAATGACTACAGAGCCTTCCGTATCGCACTGGAATTTCTCTTCCGTGTCCGTTCTGCACTTCACCTAGTGTCACACAAGAAAGAGGATCAACTCAGACTTGACCTCATTCCGCATGTGGCATCACTGCTTGGATATGATCACTCACCCGAGGAGCTTATGCGTTTTTCAAGGAAAGTAACAGAGAGTCTCAAGATCCTGCGACTTTACAGTACGATCTGGCTTGAACTACTGACAAGAGAATTTCATATATCTGATACAGTTAAAAACTATCTCTATCCAGAAAATCTCGACGAAGATATCTATTCACTTGTAGAACTGCTTGTTGAACATGCCGATCAAACATTTACAGCGCATCCTACACTGCTTCAGGCTCTGGTCAATGCCAAAAAACCCGAACGTATGAATAAAAAACTCTATCAGAGCCTGGCTAGACTTTTTTATCAACCACATGTCTATCCTGTACTCAAAACATTTGCATATGCCAGACAGCTCAGGTATCTGATCCCTCCGATCAAACGTGTGGTTGATCTGCCTCAGTTTGACGGATATCACACCTATGCTGTAGATATCCACTCACTGCAGTCGGTCAAACACCTGGAAAGTATCAAAGAACCTTTCATTCAATCACTCTTTGAAGTACTCAGTGAAGATGAAAGAGCCATGCTTAAACTGGTAACGCTGCTTCACGATGCAGGTAAAGGGCGTAAAAGGGATCATCATAATGTCGGTGCTTCACTCTTTAGGGTATTTGCTTCCAAACTGGGAATGAAAAACGAACTCATAGAAATGGGAGAGACCCTGATCTTATATCATACACTGATGTCCAAAGTGGCACAGAGAGAAGATCTACACAATCAAAAAGTAATTCTGAAGTTCGCTTCACATTTCAAAACAAAAAAGATGCTTGACCTGATCTATATCCTTACCTATGCGGATATGAGTGCAGTGGGTGAAGATGTCTACAGTTCTTTTGCATCCAAACTGATCCATACACTCTACCTGCAGGCCCTTGATACACTTGATCAGGAAAAACTGCTTGATGAAACGGCTAAACGTGTCAAAAAAGAGCAGTCGCTCAAACGTAGTCCATACTTCCTCAAGCTTACAAAGGCCCAGCAAAATAAAATACTGCTTATCCCATCAAACCTGCTCTTTTTACGCTACACACCTAAAAAGATCGTTGAGATCAGTAAGCAGGCATTTGATTTGCCAGATTATACGTTTACACTCCACAACCAGGAACATCTTAGCATAGAGATCATTCGTAAAACTCCGATCAATTTAGGCTACCTTCTAGCCAAACTTTCCAATCTGGAAATCCGTATCATGGATATCTACAAGCTCTTTGATGACACAAAATATTTCAAAATCGATTTTGAAGAGAAAGTAGATCAAGAAGACCTGCAGGCTATTGAGCAGATCATCCATGAATCTTTCATTAGAAAGGGAAGTGTACTTACCAAAGTACCTGTGATCTATCCTGAAGAGATAGAGATAGACTGTGAACACTCTCAAAACTATGGTGCACTCTATCTAAACTGTCAGAATCAAAAAGGTCTGCTCGCCTATGTAACAGAGACCTTTGAAGCGTTAGGCATTGATATCCTTACGGCGAAGATTTATACGATAAAAAATCGTGCCAAGGATATGTTTCTCATCGAAAAGAATGGAAACTTCTGTCATAATACCGAAACAATAATGAAGAAACTAACAGGGGATTGATCTTATGTGCGGAATTGTCGGATACCTAGGTACGAAAGAGAAGAAGGAGATACTATTAGATGGACTTCAGGAGCTCGAGTACCGAGGTTACGATTCAGCGGGTATCGCTGTCATTGAAGGTAAAAAACTTGACAGCTTTAAAGCCATAGGAAAACTTGAAAACCTTAGAGAGAAAACCAAGTCGTTTCACTCTGAAGGGTTTGGTATCTCTATCGGACATACTCGCTGGGCCACACATGGTAAACCTACTGAACTCAATGCACACCCGCATTTAGGTAGATACAGCTATGTAGTCCATAACGGGATCATCGAGAACTACCAAGCACTTAAAGAAGAGCTTATCTCTGAAGGCTTTAACTTCCTAAGCCAAACTGACACCGAAACTATTGTTCACCTCTATGAGAAGTATTACAATCAATCCGAAGATCCGTTCAAGGCATTTGAACAGACCGTTAATCGTCTGGAAGGTGCATATGCTACCCTACTCATCTCAGAAAGTGCACCTGATACAATCTTTTTTGCCAAAAACGGTTCACCGATGCTGCTGGGATTTGACGGAGAGGAAATCTACTTTGCCTCTTCAGATACACCGATCATTGGGAAAGCAAGTGAAGTCTACTATCTTGAAGACGGCGAATACGGATATGCAAAAGAAGGGACAATAAAGCTTTTCAATGCCAACGGTGAAAAAAGTTTTACAAAACAACCTCTCAAAGCCGATAAGACATTGGCTCAAAAAGACGGCTACCGTTTCTTTATGGAAAAAGAGATCTATGAACAAAGCCGTGTGATGAGTGAAACAATGATGGGACGTGTACTTGATAAGGGTATCGAATTTGAAGAGCTCAGTAATGACTTCTTTAATGGTATTAACGCGATCAAAATCTGTGCATGCGGTACAAGTTATCACTCTGCACTGGCTGCTGCATATCTTTTTGAGCGTATTGCAAAAATACGCTGTGATGTAGAGATCGCATCAGAGTTCAGATATAAAGAACCTCTGCTTACACAAGATACACTCTTTATCACAATCTCCCAAAGTGGTGAAACTGCTGATACCCTTGAGGCACTGAAAATGGCAAAAGGCGCAGGACTTAAAAGTCTTAGTATCTGTAACGTAGACAACTCTTCTATCGTACGAGAAAGTGATGCAGCAATCCTTACACGTGCAGGAATAGAAAAAGGTGTTGCAAGTACCAAAGCTTTTGCCACACAGACGATGGTTCTTTGGATGCTTGCACTTTATGTAGGACAACAGAAAAATAGTGTTCCTACTGAACTATTGGCACGTGAGATCAATGCAATGCTTCATACCCCAAAAGCACTTATTGTCACTGATACACTCCATACAAAACTGCATAGACTTTCAAAGCGATACCTGCACGGGCATGGATTTTTCTTTATCGGACGTGATATCTTCTATCCGCTAGCGCTGGAAGGAGCCCTAAAACTTAAAGAGATCAGCTATCTTCATGCGGAAGGTTATCCAGCAGGAGAGATGAAACATGGTCCTATTGCACTGGCTGACAGTGAACTCTTTACAATTGCACTTATGCCAAAGAGTATGCATTACGAGAAGATTAAATCCAATGTAGAAGAGCTCAGTGCCAGAGATGCAACGATCTGTGCGATCTCTTCAGTACCGTTTGACCTGGCTGATGACTTCATCAAAACACAGTATGATTCTCACCCGATGCTGGAATTCTTTGAGATGATGGTTGTCACTCAGCTGCTTGCTCTCGAGATCTCTGTAAGATTGGGGAATGATGTGGATATGCCAAGAAACCTGGCAAAGAGTGTAACTGTGGAGTAATTACTCCGCAGTTTTCATATCGACCAATTCAGCCAATAGTTCTTCGATTTCATCATCTTCAAGTTCATTACGTTTCAACTCTTCAACGATCGCAAAACATTCTGTACGCATCTCACGTAACTCTGCAAGATCCTCTTTTTGCTCCTTTGAAGCATTTTTAGCCTTATCGATCTCTTCAAAAAGCTCATCTATCGCTACTTCTAGATCAGGGATCACTTCCAGTTCCAAAAGATTTTTCAGTTTTTCTGCTGATGTCATAGTCATATCCTATTAAAATGATTAACGTATTGTATCTAAATTATAGCCAGACATTTCTCTCAATACTTACTTCATATGTAACATTAATGTGTTATAGTATAGGTCATGAAAAAGTTCGTCTTACTCTACCTGCTGACTCTTGTACTACTCTTTGTCTTCTTCTATGCACATACATCGATCATTTCCAGAGTACTCAATGATACGCAAACCTCATTAACACTGATGATGCTCGAGCCTTTTTTAAAGTCCGGGCAGCTTCAAGGAAACGATATCATGATTACATCTTTCTACAAGATTATCATTACACAGGCATGTAACGGTATGATCCCTATCCTCTTTTACTTTGCTGCGATCTTAGCATACCCTTCAAGAGTTTGGATCAAACCTGTTTGGATGGGTGCAGGCTACCTCATCTTTACGCTAGTGAATGTTCTTCGTATCCTTATTGTGGTTTATTTTGTAGAACAACAAGGTGGTCGAGATAATTTCTATCTTGCCCATGACATTTTCGGAAATGCACTTTTAATGATCGTAGGGTTGGGACTTTTTATACTTTTTATCAAACATTCCAGGTCATCTTCTAGGTGATATCAAGAGGTAGCCTACTGCACCAAAGCTCTGAAAAAAGACAATACTATAACCTGTAGGCAGATCAAAATAATAAGAAACTACCAATGCCATACATGAAAAAAACAGTCCACTGCCCCATGCAACATAAAGTGGTGTGAACTTTTGTTGTGACAGTGCGATAAGTGCTGGAGCAACCAAGAGAACAAATACAACCAAGACCCCGGCAAGCTGTACTGATGAAGTGACTGTAAGTGCCAAGAGTATAAAAAAGCTCAATTCCCGTACCATACCTGTCATCTTGCGGTAAAGTGAAAACATAAGGATCGCAATCATACTATAAAGTATTGCCGGGATGATAAGATCATTTGGCGAAACAAAAAGTATATCTACTGCACTAAGCTTGGTAAAGAGTTCTGTACCCTGCGGGCTGTTTGAAAGCAAGATCATAATACTTGAAGCTCCAAAGGCATACAGTATCCCGATAAATGCTTCGATATGCTCGACATAGCGTGTCGCATAGGTGACAAGCAAAGCTCCAAGCATCGCAAAAAACAGTGTCAAGAGTGTCTGATAGTTCCCGTCTAAAAACCCGATGCTTATTGCCATCCCCACCGCAGCCATCTGACCGATGGCTAGATCAGTGAAAATCACACCTCTTTTAATGATCTCCATACCAAGGACTACATGGATAAACACCAAAAACACAATCAAAATAAATGACGGCCATAAAATCTCTATCAGTTGCATATCCTGCCTACAAGCGTATCATAAAATTTTTCAAGTGTCTGTGTACCTTTAAGCGCACCGACATCATGCGGTAACTTCACCACTTTTGCACCGCTCTTTGATGCGATAAAAGAAGCTGTTATGTCTTCATGGTACACATCTTGCAAGATGAGCTTAACGTTGTTTTGACGTATCTTGTTAATGAGATCCATTGTGTGTTTTGAGTTGGGTTTTACACCGGGTAACGGCTCTAGATTATCCAGTGACTTAATCTTATAGCGGTAAAGGAAATAGTTGAAAAGTTCATGATATTGAACCACTTTCATACCTTCACATTGTTTCATTTTCGCATCGTAAATTTTGAGCTTTTTGGTCCAACGTGTTTTGAATACTTCAAAATTTTTTTTGTAAAAAGGATAGTTCTCCTTATCAAGTACAGAAAGTTTAATCATAATCACTTCAGCAAGCGTAATAATGTTATGCGGATCCAAAATAAAATGTGGATTTCCTTCTTTATGTACATGTCCCATTGAACTGTCGATATGTGTGGGAATATCTTTGAGTTCGACATACTTGCTTAGATCCAAATATCCTTTAGCTTCTGTTTGAATTCTTGGATTGTTTGCCCTTTGAATCAGAGGAGGAAGCCAACCGATCTCAAGAGATGCTCCATTAAGTATCAATAGGTCACTGTCACGAAGTCCACTAATCAATGAAGGCTTTGGTACAACAAAGTGCGGATCCCAATTTCCTTGTGAAAGTAGCGTAATCTCTGCTTTATCTTTTGCGATCTCTTTGGTCAACTGTTCGATATAAGGGTAAGCTACTGCTATTTGCAGCTTAGCAAAAAGTGAAGTCGAAAAAATCAAAATTATCCATAATGCTCTCATCTGCTACCTCCTAAAATGCATGTGCACCATGTGCACCAAAAGCGTGGGTATATTGTAGGATGAGTTCATTCTTATTGTTCTTTTCACCCTCATCGGTATAGAGTGCACTGTTATAATTATACTGAAGTCTTAGACGACTCTTTTCAGAAAAATTGTACTCTACCATCATCGAAGTTATATACATAGCATCTGGTTGTAAACTTTTTATGTCATTGAGAAAAATATCATTTTGTGTGATACCGCTGTAACGTACCCCCGTTTTCCAATTTTTATCATGCTGATAAATGAGCTCACTATAGAATCCCGCTTGTTTTTTAAGCATATCCCCTTCTACTACAGCTCCCTCTGCATACTTTATACCATCCATCTTTCTATAGAGATATTCTCCTTGAAAACTGATAGCCTTATCCGCAGCGAAATAGTACTTGTATGTTAAATCTACTCCGTAAAGCTTGGTGTCTCCTGCAAAAGCATGCGGTTCTTCTGGATCTTCCAGATGGTCTAAGCGTGTATGACCGTTTGCATAACTCAATCCTGCCAAAAGTGTACCTCCTGTCATATCTAAAGAGGTCTTCAGATAACCAACATAAAGTGACGGATAGTTCGCATCACTCATACCATCTATAAACCCTTCATATCCAAAGCTCTGTTCATTTTCACCTCTCAATGCTTCGAACCCGACCATAATATAGTATGATGCAGGTAACACATACTGCAGCTGTGACCCTTCTTCCAATAGACCGTGATAACCTAAGAGTGCATTATAAATAAGCGGTATCTCAAAAAAGTTGTAACTGTGCTCGTGCTTGTTATTGAGATAACCAAAGTCACTTCTAAATTTACCGACTTTAATACTGAAACTATAAGGCAGCCCTCTAGTCTCACCAAAAAGTTCTTCCACTTCAAACATATCTTTGGTGATATGGAAGTTCCCTGAAAAATCCATTAAATCTGTTTGTGCACCAAAATGTAACTCGGCGTAATTAAAAGTAAAACCTTCATTTCCATCCAATGAGGCGTGCCCATGTCCTTCATGTTCTTCACCATGTCCTCCATGAACAAAACCCGGAATTTCCAAATGCTCTACTTCATCTTCATTGTCAAATTCTCTAACAGTGTAAGCGCCATCAACGATAAGTGACACTTGAAATAACTCTACAAAACTCTTCTCTGTCGTACTATTAATTTTTTTACTTTCCAAAAGGGATTCAAGT
This Sulfurovum zhangzhouensis DNA region includes the following protein-coding sequences:
- a CDS encoding ATP citrate lyase citrate-binding domain-containing protein encodes the protein MAQKAIREYDAKSILAKHWDKYFPNFTYAYETVMVQNGSELKEAAKEKAWLNEKTLVAKPDMLFGKRGKNGLVLFRDQKPGDVTLEKAAAWIDEKAKDKQEVYFAFDGDTPAGTPSVDYLTHFVVEPFTPHEQAEEYYISATCVGDEDVLYMSAEGGMEVEEGWEEKVTEVSFKITESEEVIAEKIRANVPADVAEKDKANFAEFAIGFFRAYRELNFAYLEINPFVMQGNKIELLDMVAKLDDTAGFMMAEEWGDVEYPTAFGMEEKSPEVLAIEEADSKTGASLKLTLLKPDARIWTMVAGGGASVVYADTIADLAGIDDLANYGEYSGGPTTGETKFYAETLLDLMTRQKDAQGRDKILIIGGAIANFTDVAATFTGIIQAFEEYADKMKEVGVKIYVRRGGPNYEKGLKDIKEAADRLGLWIDVYGPETHVTDIVRMAVEA
- a CDS encoding anthranilate synthase component II, whose amino-acid sequence is MVLMIDNYDSFTYNIVQYCRELGADLKVIRNDELTIEEIKALHPDKIILSPGPSTPDDAGVTLDVIKEFGDTTPIFGICLGHQSIAQAYGGEVIRSKHMMHGKTSQVHIDAQTPIFKTLPEEFRATRYHSLTVNKENLPDHIIATSHSIDDNEIMSLQIKDKPIYGVQFHPESIMSEHGHTMLDNFLKL
- a CDS encoding phosphoribosyltransferase, with the protein product MNRVYYPYEEFREDLKILANKIDKPFDAILCIARGGMTMAHLLGEYFDMREVYSVNTIGYEDTQKNESVEVFNIPELKSAKSVLILDDIVDSGDTLIEVLNVLSEKYPEVTFMTASLFYKKSAKIAPDWCVKEATKWIDFFWTVDLKQ
- the mqnE gene encoding aminofutalosine synthase MqnE, whose protein sequence is MTELQKEALIEKVKRRERLSQEEGEALYDLDLYTLGDLADAIRKEKYGTKSYFNINRHLNPTNVCADVCKFCAYSATRKNPNPYTMSHEEMLEIATNAVKNGAKEIHIVSAHNPDAGLEWYMGSFKKIKEAHPQLHVKAMTAAEVDFLHREYGLSYDEVLDLMIESGVDSMPGGGAEIFDEEVREYLCKGKVTSDQWLQIHQKWHERGRESNATMLFGHVETRAHRIDHMIRLRDLQDKTGGFNAFIPLVYQRENNYLKGCNFPTGQEILKTYAISRIMLDNIPHIKAYWVTASINLALIAQEFGADDLDGTIEKESIQSAAGAKSAKGMQLEEFISMIKNTGFTPVERDSLYKELKVYE
- a CDS encoding HD domain-containing protein translates to MDSLKADVEELLYNNAEDFKIAKVLKADIKYYMENLEETFRTSGGKDFLVQHTRKIDCILQLVYKVALRAMFGNYAPLKNSLPVAMIALGSYGREQLCVRSDIDLMIVYKDIPGYNTQAFIQKILYILWDTGLKLGHRVHTTDELFEVSKTDITIKTALIESRFIEGSNFIWTATQNALQKIRHDNIEGFIKEKLQEQKEKHTKYPLTMEPNLKEGVGGFRDANLVFWIGKILYNVNNIKNLPEEIITENDYRAFRIALEFLFRVRSALHLVSHKKEDQLRLDLIPHVASLLGYDHSPEELMRFSRKVTESLKILRLYSTIWLELLTREFHISDTVKNYLYPENLDEDIYSLVELLVEHADQTFTAHPTLLQALVNAKKPERMNKKLYQSLARLFYQPHVYPVLKTFAYARQLRYLIPPIKRVVDLPQFDGYHTYAVDIHSLQSVKHLESIKEPFIQSLFEVLSEDERAMLKLVTLLHDAGKGRKRDHHNVGASLFRVFASKLGMKNELIEMGETLILYHTLMSKVAQREDLHNQKVILKFASHFKTKKMLDLIYILTYADMSAVGEDVYSSFASKLIHTLYLQALDTLDQEKLLDETAKRVKKEQSLKRSPYFLKLTKAQQNKILLIPSNLLFLRYTPKKIVEISKQAFDLPDYTFTLHNQEHLSIEIIRKTPINLGYLLAKLSNLEIRIMDIYKLFDDTKYFKIDFEEKVDQEDLQAIEQIIHESFIRKGSVLTKVPVIYPEEIEIDCEHSQNYGALYLNCQNQKGLLAYVTETFEALGIDILTAKIYTIKNRAKDMFLIEKNGNFCHNTETIMKKLTGD
- the glmS gene encoding glutamine--fructose-6-phosphate transaminase (isomerizing), whose amino-acid sequence is MCGIVGYLGTKEKKEILLDGLQELEYRGYDSAGIAVIEGKKLDSFKAIGKLENLREKTKSFHSEGFGISIGHTRWATHGKPTELNAHPHLGRYSYVVHNGIIENYQALKEELISEGFNFLSQTDTETIVHLYEKYYNQSEDPFKAFEQTVNRLEGAYATLLISESAPDTIFFAKNGSPMLLGFDGEEIYFASSDTPIIGKASEVYYLEDGEYGYAKEGTIKLFNANGEKSFTKQPLKADKTLAQKDGYRFFMEKEIYEQSRVMSETMMGRVLDKGIEFEELSNDFFNGINAIKICACGTSYHSALAAAYLFERIAKIRCDVEIASEFRYKEPLLTQDTLFITISQSGETADTLEALKMAKGAGLKSLSICNVDNSSIVRESDAAILTRAGIEKGVASTKAFATQTMVLWMLALYVGQQKNSVPTELLAREINAMLHTPKALIVTDTLHTKLHRLSKRYLHGHGFFFIGRDIFYPLALEGALKLKEISYLHAEGYPAGEMKHGPIALADSELFTIALMPKSMHYEKIKSNVEELSARDATICAISSVPFDLADDFIKTQYDSHPMLEFFEMMVVTQLLALEISVRLGNDVDMPRNLAKSVTVE